In the Aneurinibacillus soli genome, one interval contains:
- a CDS encoding aspartyl-phosphate phosphatase Spo0E family protein yields MNEIEELLKQIEELRRTLYALATKKKLSDPEVVTASQMLDALLNEYEKLIKRKKEDK; encoded by the coding sequence ATGAATGAAATCGAGGAACTTCTAAAACAGATCGAGGAATTAAGAAGAACGCTCTATGCATTAGCGACAAAAAAGAAGCTGAGCGATCCAGAGGTTGTGACAGCAAGTCAAATGTTAGATGCTTTGTTAAATGAGTATGAGAAGTTAATCAAGAGAAAGAAAGAAGATAAATAA